Proteins co-encoded in one Hemitrygon akajei unplaced genomic scaffold, sHemAka1.3 Scf000080, whole genome shotgun sequence genomic window:
- the LOC140722568 gene encoding uncharacterized protein → MAHQRVHTRERPFTCSDCGKGFTHSSNLKVHQRVHTGERPFTCSHCGKGFTQSSHLQNHQRVHTGERPFTCSDCGKGFTCSSDLKKHQRVHTGERPFTCSDCGKGFTRSSFLKLHQKVHTGERPFTCSDCGKGFILSCNLKVHQRVHTGERPFTCSDCGKGFTQSFKLKIHQRIHSGERPFTCSDCGKRFTQSAQLRAHRSVHTGERPFTCSECGKGFTQSSQLLSHQSVHTGERPFTCSDCGKGFTQSYTLLVHQRLHTGERPFTCSDCGKRFTESSKLKVHQRVHTGERPFICSECGKGFIQSCNLKVHQRVHTGERPFTCSDCGKGFTRSSELKVHWRVHTGERPFICSECGKGFIQSCKLKVHQRVHTGERPFTCSDCGKGFTRSSELKVHWRVHTGERPFTCSDCGKGFTLSSKLKLHQRVHTGERPFTCSDCGKGFTQSSHLQAHRSVHTGEKPFTC, encoded by the coding sequence atggctcatcagcgagttcacaccagggagcggccgttcacctgctcagactgtgggaaggggttcactcattcatctaatctgaaggtacatcagcgagttcacactggggagaggccgttcacctgctcacactgtgggaagggattcactcagtcatcccacctacagaatcatcagcgagttcacactggggagaggccgttcacctgctcagactgtgggaagggattcacttgctcatctgatctgaagaaacatcagcgagttcacactggggagaggccattcacctgctcagactgtgggaagggattcactcggtcatcttttctgaagctacatcagaaagttcacactggggagcggccgttcacctgctcagactgtgggaagggattcattctgtcatgcaatctgaaggtacatcagcgagttcacactggagagaggccgttcacctgctcagactgtgggaaaggattcactcagtcatttaaactgaaaatacatcagcgaattcacagtgGAGAgcgaccattcacctgctcagattgtgggaagagattcacacagtCAGCCCAGCTACgagcacacaggtcagttcacactggggagaggccgttcacctgctcagaatgtggtaagggattcactcagtcatctcagctactgagccaccagtcagttcacactggggagaggccgttcacctgctcagactgtgggaagggattcactcagtcatacacCCTACTGGTTCACCAGCGgcttcacaccggggagcggccgttcacctgttcggactgtgggaagcgattcactgagtcatctaaactgaaggtacatcagagagtacacactggggagcggcctttcatctgctcagaatgtgggaagggattcattcaatcatgcaatctgaaggtacatcagcgagttcacactggggaacgaccgttcacctgctcagactgtgggaagggattcactcggtcatctgaactgaaggtacattggagagttcacactggggagcggcctttcatctgctcagaatgtgggaagggattcattcaatcatgcaaactgaaggtacatcagcgagttcacactggggaacgaccgttcacctgctcagactgtgggaagggattcactcggtcatctgaactgaaggtacattggagagttcacaccggggagcggccgttcacctgttcggactgtgggaagggattcactctgtcatctaaactgaagttacatcagagagttcacactggagagaggccgttcacctgctcagactgtgggaagggattcactcagtcctcccacctacaagcacaccggtcagttcatactggggagaagccgttcacctgctga